One genomic window of Microbacterium sp. BH-3-3-3 includes the following:
- a CDS encoding glycosyltransferase, with product MTYTLQNAVLPLDRDPDLLALYVDPETWSTIDEEPVRVTNVAQLSNILDRHRARIVAGRRVSFGTYFNAFPASYWQHWTAVRQVRLTVHTSGNATILVYRSNGSGTKQRIETREVKGDEVATSFDLVLDQYSDGGWIWFDVAADRADAMFEGAEWTTEQEPARGGKASIGVTTYNKPDYCVETLQALADAPDVLDVVDRVFIIDQGTDLVEDQDAYPAVAERLGETLQVLRQPNLGGSGGFARAMVETLARSGSDFVQLLDDDVRIEPESIRRSVVFGRYASVPTIVGAHMFDLLDRPKLHAWAEVVDDAPFMWRALYQERLPHDFSVANLRQSPMLHMRLDADYNGWWMCLIPTSILRDIGLSLPAFIKWDDAEFCVRARDAGYPTVSMPGVALWHVSWIGKDDSIDWQAYFHARNRIVAALLHSRSPLGGTLIRHSRRVDLKHLLMMQYYPVELRHRALRDILSGPEHMRAGLATAMPDARAVARKHPETVVHKDSGVPLRARRGRQVFKRLKKHEFDSPRGLALRTFTVRTLLSHWFHTPDPANVDQPEVEFGKNDAHWWRIPTYDSALVSAADGSGKNIYTRDRAQFRRMLVDSVRLHRRLQREWPRLSAQYRRALPDLVSEAQWRATFEERS from the coding sequence GTGACGTACACCCTGCAGAACGCCGTGCTTCCGCTCGATCGCGACCCCGACCTTCTCGCGCTGTACGTCGACCCCGAGACCTGGTCGACGATCGACGAAGAACCCGTGCGCGTCACGAACGTCGCCCAGCTCAGCAACATCCTCGACCGCCACCGCGCCCGCATCGTCGCGGGGCGCCGCGTGTCGTTCGGCACGTACTTCAACGCCTTCCCCGCCTCGTACTGGCAGCACTGGACGGCCGTCCGCCAGGTGCGCCTGACCGTTCACACCTCGGGCAACGCCACGATCCTGGTGTACCGCTCGAACGGCAGCGGCACGAAGCAGCGCATCGAGACCCGCGAGGTGAAGGGCGACGAGGTCGCGACCTCGTTCGACCTCGTGCTCGACCAGTACAGCGACGGCGGGTGGATCTGGTTCGACGTCGCCGCCGATCGCGCGGACGCGATGTTCGAGGGCGCCGAGTGGACCACCGAGCAGGAGCCGGCGCGCGGCGGCAAGGCCAGCATCGGCGTCACGACCTACAACAAGCCCGACTACTGCGTCGAGACGCTCCAGGCCCTCGCCGACGCCCCCGACGTGCTCGACGTCGTCGACCGCGTGTTCATCATCGACCAGGGCACCGACCTCGTCGAGGATCAGGACGCCTACCCCGCGGTGGCGGAACGCCTGGGCGAGACCCTGCAGGTGCTGCGTCAGCCCAACCTCGGCGGGTCGGGCGGTTTCGCCCGGGCCATGGTCGAGACCCTCGCCCGCTCGGGCAGCGACTTCGTGCAGCTGCTCGACGACGACGTGCGCATCGAACCGGAATCCATCCGGCGTTCGGTGGTGTTCGGCCGCTACGCCTCGGTTCCCACGATCGTCGGCGCCCACATGTTCGATCTGCTCGACCGTCCGAAGCTGCACGCGTGGGCCGAGGTCGTCGACGACGCCCCCTTCATGTGGCGGGCGCTCTACCAGGAGCGCCTCCCCCACGACTTCAGCGTCGCCAACCTGCGCCAGAGCCCCATGCTGCACATGCGCCTCGACGCCGACTACAACGGCTGGTGGATGTGCCTCATCCCCACGAGCATCCTGCGCGACATCGGCCTGTCGCTGCCGGCGTTCATCAAGTGGGACGACGCCGAGTTCTGCGTGCGGGCTCGGGATGCCGGGTACCCGACCGTGTCGATGCCGGGTGTGGCGTTGTGGCACGTGTCGTGGATCGGCAAAGACGATTCCATCGACTGGCAGGCGTACTTCCATGCCCGCAACCGCATCGTCGCGGCCCTGCTGCACTCCCGCTCACCGCTGGGCGGAACCCTCATCCGCCACAGTCGACGTGTCGATCTGAAGCACCTCCTGATGATGCAGTACTACCCGGTGGAACTCCGGCACCGGGCACTGCGCGACATCCTGTCGGGCCCCGAGCACATGCGCGCGGGCCTGGCCACCGCCATGCCCGACGCGCGCGCCGTCGCCCGGAAGCACCCCGAGACCGTCGTTCACAAGGACTCGGGCGTTCCGCTGCGGGCCCGTCGCGGCCGGCAGGTGTTCAAGCGTCTGAAGAAGCACGAGTTCGACAGCCCGCGCGGCCTCGCCCTGCGCACCTTCACCGTGCGCACCCTGCTCTCGCACTGGTTCCACACCCCCGATCCGGCCAACGTCGACCAGCCCGAGGTCGAGTTCGGCAAGAACGACGCGCACTGGTGGCGCATCCCGACGTACGACAGCGCGCTCGTGAGCGCCGCCGACGGCTCGGGCAAGAACATCTACACCCGCGATCGCGCCCAGTTCCGCCGCATGCTCGTCGACAGCGTGCGCCTGCACCGACGCCTGCAGCGCGAGTGGCCCCGCCTGTCCGCCCAGTACCGCCGGGCTCTTCCCGACCTCGTCTCCGAGGCCCAGTGGCGCGCGACCTTCGAGGAGCGCTCGTGA
- a CDS encoding glycosyltransferase family 2 protein has product MNAFDPATATIVVVTYNRTHLLTRLLESITQMEPAPGHLVVIDNASTDDTTAVVESFRDRLPTELVYRRLDTNTGGSGGFSEGMRVAYELGSEWIWLMDDDVEVVSDGLARMGRWAPRFRSIQGRRYDYDGSEFYWQYRVAESMAIPIPFAPAGFDESGFKPMNSGCFEGMFIHRDIVAKIGLPDPRFFIYWDDQLYGWLASRQTPSVIVNEFVLRRTREIKQWDMGIRHMNASSDAYRYYIMRNRAYLQKYYRQLGVYRALPFSAGTTLTFVKELIRLVVVERKLRGTSHLFRGLRDGRRITRDASWKPMPPLEPAQPVA; this is encoded by the coding sequence GTGAACGCGTTCGACCCGGCCACGGCGACGATCGTCGTCGTCACCTACAACCGCACGCACCTGCTGACGCGCCTGCTCGAGAGCATCACGCAGATGGAGCCGGCGCCCGGCCACCTCGTCGTCATCGACAACGCCTCCACCGATGACACGACCGCCGTCGTCGAATCGTTCCGGGACCGCCTCCCCACCGAGCTGGTGTACCGGCGACTCGACACGAACACCGGTGGCTCCGGCGGCTTCAGCGAGGGCATGCGCGTCGCGTACGAGCTCGGATCCGAGTGGATCTGGCTCATGGACGACGACGTCGAGGTCGTCTCCGACGGTCTCGCCCGCATGGGCCGATGGGCACCGCGATTCCGCAGCATCCAGGGGCGGCGCTACGACTACGACGGCAGCGAGTTCTACTGGCAGTACCGCGTCGCCGAGTCGATGGCGATCCCCATCCCCTTCGCCCCCGCCGGCTTCGACGAGTCCGGCTTCAAGCCGATGAACTCGGGCTGCTTCGAGGGGATGTTCATCCACCGCGACATCGTGGCGAAGATCGGCCTGCCCGATCCCCGCTTCTTCATCTACTGGGACGACCAGCTCTACGGGTGGCTCGCCTCCCGCCAGACGCCCTCGGTGATCGTGAACGAGTTCGTGCTGCGCCGCACCCGCGAGATCAAGCAGTGGGACATGGGCATCCGCCACATGAACGCCTCCAGCGACGCGTACCGGTACTACATCATGCGCAACCGCGCGTATCTGCAGAAGTACTACCGCCAGCTCGGCGTCTACCGGGCCCTGCCGTTCAGCGCGGGGACCACCCTGACCTTCGTGAAGGAACTGATCCGCCTCGTGGTGGTGGAGCGCAAGCTCCGCGGCACGAGCCACCTGTTCCGCGGCCTCCGCGACGGGCGCCGCATCACCCGCGACGCGTCGTGGAAGCCGATGCCTCCCCTGGAGCCCGCTCAGCCCGTCGCGTAG
- a CDS encoding ABC transporter ATP-binding protein, with product MAGPAIDVHGLGVRFRRNRRGGRSLKDIFGGTARRSRPDEFWALRDVSFRVQPGESIGVVGRNGQGKSTLLKLVAGVLLPDEGGVSVDGGVAPLIEITGGFVGDLTVRENVRLTAGLHGMPRAEVSRRFDDMIAFAEIGDFVDTPYKHLSNGMKVRLAFSVVSQLDEPILLVDEVLAVGDRSFREKCYRRIDELLAEGRTLFFVSHNEKDLRRFCTRGLYLDGGELKLDAPIAEVLDRYNADYATG from the coding sequence ATGGCCGGTCCCGCGATCGACGTCCACGGGTTGGGGGTGCGCTTCCGCCGCAACCGCCGGGGTGGCCGCAGCCTCAAGGACATCTTCGGCGGCACCGCGCGCCGTTCGCGGCCCGACGAGTTCTGGGCGCTGCGCGACGTGTCGTTCCGGGTGCAGCCGGGGGAGTCGATCGGCGTGGTCGGCCGCAACGGCCAGGGCAAGTCGACGCTGCTCAAACTCGTCGCGGGCGTCCTTCTCCCCGACGAGGGGGGAGTGTCCGTCGACGGCGGGGTCGCACCGCTCATCGAGATCACCGGGGGCTTCGTCGGCGACCTCACCGTGCGCGAGAACGTGCGGTTGACCGCCGGGTTGCACGGGATGCCACGGGCCGAGGTCTCCCGACGCTTCGACGACATGATCGCCTTCGCCGAGATCGGCGACTTCGTCGACACCCCGTACAAGCACCTGTCGAACGGGATGAAGGTGCGCCTGGCGTTCTCGGTGGTCTCGCAGCTCGACGAGCCGATCCTGCTGGTCGACGAGGTGCTCGCCGTCGGCGACCGGTCGTTCCGCGAGAAGTGCTATCGCCGCATCGACGAGTTGCTCGCCGAGGGGCGCACCCTGTTCTTCGTCAGCCACAACGAGAAGGACCTGCGCCGGTTCTGCACGCGGGGGCTCTACCTCGACGGCGGCGAGCTGAAGCTCGACGCCCCGATCGCCGAGGTGCTCGACCGGTACAACGCCGACTACGCGACGGGCTGA
- a CDS encoding ABC transporter permease, which produces MTPAAVGAPGSARRSLHSLWLLSARDLRVRYSISALGYLWSVLDPLVMSGIYWFVFTQVFHRSVGEEPYIVFLITALLPWVWFNSAVTDFTKAFKKDSRLVRSTSIPRWIWVNRIVVSKGVEFLFSLPVLVLFAVFGGAQVSWALLAFPLAVLLQTTLLVGLGLIVAPLCVMFGDLERTTRLVLRALFYASPIIYGVGNLPGVFADIAAFNPLAGIFTLYRVGFFPDQWDTLTVVVGAAVSLGILGLGLVVFPRLERPVLKEL; this is translated from the coding sequence GTGACCCCCGCCGCCGTCGGCGCCCCCGGATCGGCGCGGCGCTCCCTCCACTCGCTGTGGCTGCTGTCGGCGCGCGATCTGCGCGTGCGCTACTCGATCAGCGCGTTGGGATACCTGTGGTCGGTGCTGGATCCCCTCGTGATGAGTGGCATCTACTGGTTCGTCTTCACCCAGGTCTTCCACCGCTCGGTGGGGGAGGAACCCTACATCGTCTTCCTCATCACGGCCCTGTTGCCGTGGGTGTGGTTCAACTCCGCCGTGACGGATTTCACGAAGGCGTTCAAGAAGGACTCCCGCCTGGTGCGCTCGACATCGATCCCGCGGTGGATCTGGGTGAACCGCATCGTGGTGAGCAAGGGCGTGGAGTTCCTCTTCTCGCTCCCGGTGCTCGTGCTGTTCGCGGTCTTCGGCGGGGCGCAGGTGTCGTGGGCGCTGCTGGCCTTCCCGCTCGCCGTGCTGCTGCAGACGACGCTCCTGGTGGGGCTCGGTCTGATCGTCGCCCCGCTGTGCGTGATGTTCGGCGACCTCGAACGCACCACTCGTCTGGTGCTGCGCGCCCTGTTCTACGCGTCGCCCATCATCTACGGCGTCGGCAACCTCCCCGGCGTCTTCGCGGACATCGCGGCGTTCAACCCGCTCGCGGGGATCTTCACGCTCTACCGCGTCGGGTTCTTCCCCGACCAGTGGGACACCCTCACGGTCGTGGTGGGTGCGGCGGTGAGCCTCGGCATCCTGGGTCTGGGCCTGGTGGTGTTCCCGCGGCTCGAGCGTCCGGTGTTGAAGGAGCTGTGA
- a CDS encoding acyltransferase family protein, with translation MPLTLGSRTRPARAGRADEGRWAYRPDIDGLRAVAILLVVSYHVWFGRVSGGVDVFLMLSAFFLTRGFVRRMAGDHPVRPIRHLLGTFRRLLPAAAVTLVGVLALVWTLYPPTAWRMVWEQTWASLAYVQNRVLAADAVDYYARTEVPSPLQHFWSLSVQGQAFLLWVALLALCQVLVRRRGLSPDRVVGVVFGAVFLVSFVYSVIRTAAAQEAAYFDTGARLWEFAAGSLLVLVLPHVRLGRVARAVVGWTGLAGLLVLGMVLDVRGGFPGFLALWPVLCAAAIVISGSDTDGERDLGPGRLLASRPLRAVGRDAYALYLVHWPILVTFLVVNDRVDVGLVGGAGIIVLSLLLARALTWAVDRPVRAWRRSDPSALVPIAVLAVATTVVAVPVASWQIASWSEQRVIAVRAEVANPGAAVLRDPTLPRTPADAMLLPLPTLLDDEWTQLEQVCSSYRLVTEQILEGTCFETAGTSRASRTVAVIGDSHAQQITAALLPVADAQHWGVVSLVKGGCSMGLDEPGLDPTCDDWREAAIAHVERIAPDAVMTVVTRSDAGDDDEMVRAGIEGFLDRMGDAGIEVLGIRDNPRFAFDMFGCVNESADPLECAVPRSASLADRNPADDLDRPGLSLVDLTPWICPDDLCVGVIGNVAVYRDDNHLTRMYARSLGPSLAEQLPARLG, from the coding sequence GTGCCTCTGACCCTCGGGTCGCGCACCCGCCCGGCACGCGCCGGACGGGCGGACGAGGGGCGCTGGGCGTATCGGCCCGACATCGACGGGCTGCGGGCCGTGGCCATCCTGCTGGTCGTCTCGTACCACGTGTGGTTCGGACGGGTCTCGGGCGGCGTCGACGTCTTCCTCATGCTCTCGGCGTTCTTTCTCACCCGCGGTTTCGTCCGGCGGATGGCCGGGGATCACCCCGTGCGCCCGATCCGCCACCTGCTGGGAACCTTCCGCCGGCTCCTGCCGGCCGCCGCGGTGACCCTCGTCGGCGTGCTCGCGCTGGTGTGGACGCTCTACCCGCCCACCGCGTGGCGCATGGTGTGGGAGCAGACGTGGGCCTCGCTCGCCTACGTGCAGAACCGGGTGCTCGCGGCGGATGCCGTGGACTACTACGCCCGCACCGAGGTCCCGAGCCCGCTGCAGCACTTCTGGTCGCTGTCGGTGCAGGGGCAGGCGTTCCTGCTGTGGGTCGCACTGTTGGCGCTGTGCCAGGTGCTCGTCCGCCGCCGGGGGCTGTCGCCCGACCGCGTCGTCGGGGTGGTCTTCGGCGCGGTGTTCCTCGTCTCGTTCGTCTACTCGGTCATCCGCACCGCGGCCGCGCAGGAGGCGGCCTACTTCGACACCGGCGCTCGGCTCTGGGAGTTCGCGGCGGGCTCCCTGCTCGTGCTCGTGCTGCCGCACGTGCGCCTGGGCCGGGTGGCGCGCGCCGTCGTGGGGTGGACGGGGCTGGCGGGCCTGCTCGTGCTCGGCATGGTGCTCGATGTCCGCGGCGGTTTCCCGGGCTTCCTCGCGCTCTGGCCGGTGCTCTGCGCCGCCGCGATCGTGATCTCGGGCTCGGACACCGACGGGGAACGCGACCTCGGGCCCGGGCGGCTGCTGGCATCCCGACCGCTGCGGGCGGTGGGACGCGACGCGTATGCCCTCTACCTCGTGCACTGGCCGATCCTGGTGACCTTCCTCGTCGTGAACGACCGCGTCGATGTCGGGCTGGTCGGTGGTGCGGGCATCATCGTGCTGTCGCTGCTGCTGGCGCGCGCGCTCACCTGGGCCGTCGACCGCCCGGTCCGGGCGTGGCGGCGTTCCGATCCCTCGGCGCTCGTTCCGATCGCCGTGCTGGCGGTGGCCACCACCGTGGTCGCGGTGCCGGTGGCGAGCTGGCAGATCGCATCGTGGAGCGAGCAGCGCGTGATCGCGGTGCGCGCGGAGGTCGCCAACCCCGGCGCGGCCGTGCTCCGTGACCCGACCCTGCCCCGGACGCCCGCCGACGCGATGCTGCTGCCGCTTCCCACCCTGCTCGACGACGAGTGGACCCAGCTCGAGCAGGTGTGCTCGTCGTACCGGCTCGTCACCGAGCAGATCCTCGAGGGGACGTGCTTCGAGACCGCGGGCACCTCCCGCGCGTCGCGGACCGTCGCCGTCATCGGCGACTCGCACGCCCAGCAGATCACGGCCGCGCTGCTGCCGGTCGCCGACGCGCAGCACTGGGGAGTGGTGTCGCTGGTGAAGGGCGGATGTTCGATGGGCCTCGACGAGCCGGGGCTCGATCCGACCTGCGACGACTGGCGCGAGGCCGCCATCGCGCACGTCGAGCGGATCGCGCCCGACGCCGTGATGACGGTGGTCACGCGCTCCGACGCCGGCGACGACGACGAGATGGTGCGGGCCGGCATCGAGGGGTTCCTCGACCGCATGGGCGATGCCGGGATCGAGGTTCTCGGCATCCGTGACAACCCGCGGTTCGCCTTCGACATGTTCGGCTGCGTGAACGAGTCCGCCGACCCGCTCGAGTGCGCGGTTCCCCGCTCGGCGTCCCTCGCCGACCGCAACCCGGCCGACGACCTCGATCGACCGGGGCTGAGCCTGGTCGATCTCACCCCGTGGATCTGCCCCGACGACCTCTGCGTCGGCGTCATCGGCAACGTCGCGGTGTACCGCGACGACAACCACCTGACCCGCATGTACGCCCGATCGCTCGGCCCGTCGCTGGCCGAGCAGCTCCCGGCCAGGCTCGGATGA
- the glf gene encoding UDP-galactopyranose mutase translates to MDLLIVGSGFYGLTIAERAAAAGRKVTVIDRRHHIGGNAYSENEPETGIEVHRYGAHLFHTSNPTVWEYVNRFTRFTDYVHRVYTTHKGVVFPLPINLGTINQFFQAAYTPDQARALVHELAGEFDAKDATNLEERGIALIGRPLYEAFIRDYTAKQWQTDPKDLPAEVISRLPVRYTYDNRYFNDTWEGLPVDGYTAWLERMADHPNIDVKLSTDYFDESQPLNKKATVGQVPVVYTGPVDRYFDYAEGELSWRTLDFEQEVLPIGDFQGTSVMNYADADTPYTRIHEFKHFHPERADTYPTDKTVIVREYSRFATRADEPYYPVNTADDRTGLLAYRELTKGERDVHFGGRLGTYQYLDMHMAIGSALTMWNNQLA, encoded by the coding sequence ATGGATCTTCTCATCGTCGGCTCGGGTTTCTACGGCCTGACCATCGCCGAGCGCGCGGCCGCCGCAGGTCGCAAGGTGACGGTCATCGACCGCCGCCACCACATCGGCGGCAACGCCTACTCCGAGAACGAGCCCGAGACGGGCATCGAGGTGCACCGCTACGGTGCCCACCTCTTCCACACGTCGAACCCGACGGTGTGGGAGTACGTCAACCGCTTCACGCGGTTCACCGACTACGTGCACCGCGTGTACACGACCCACAAGGGCGTCGTGTTCCCGCTGCCGATCAACCTCGGCACGATCAACCAGTTCTTCCAGGCCGCGTACACGCCCGACCAGGCGCGGGCGCTCGTGCACGAGCTCGCCGGTGAGTTCGATGCCAAGGACGCCACGAACCTCGAGGAGCGCGGGATCGCCCTGATCGGCCGCCCCCTGTACGAGGCGTTCATCCGCGACTACACCGCGAAGCAGTGGCAGACCGACCCCAAAGACCTGCCGGCCGAGGTCATCTCGCGCCTCCCGGTGCGCTACACCTACGACAACCGCTACTTCAACGACACGTGGGAGGGTCTGCCGGTCGACGGCTACACCGCATGGTTGGAGCGCATGGCCGATCACCCGAACATCGACGTGAAGCTGTCGACCGACTACTTCGACGAGTCGCAGCCGCTGAACAAGAAGGCCACCGTCGGCCAGGTGCCCGTGGTCTACACCGGCCCGGTCGACCGGTACTTCGACTACGCCGAGGGCGAGCTGTCGTGGCGCACGCTCGACTTCGAGCAGGAGGTGCTGCCGATCGGCGACTTCCAGGGCACCAGCGTCATGAACTACGCCGACGCCGACACCCCGTACACGCGCATCCACGAGTTCAAGCACTTCCACCCCGAGCGCGCCGACACCTACCCGACCGACAAGACCGTCATCGTGCGGGAGTACTCCCGCTTCGCCACGCGCGCCGACGAGCCGTACTACCCGGTCAACACGGCCGACGACCGCACCGGACTCCTCGCGTACCGCGAGCTGACCAAGGGCGAGCGCGACGTGCACTTCGGCGGACGACTGGGCACCTACCAGTACCTCGACATGCACATGGCGATCGGCTCGGCGCTGACGATGTGGAACAACCAGCTCGCGTGA
- a CDS encoding DUF6541 family protein: MSDSWSVIVMPVIVSILALTVPGIVVLAAGWGVRRLRILALAPVVSIAILAVSATVAPFVGLGWSPLPVVILTVVAAAAAFGLGRWVGPERDDRTPPSTAVWGVVALGIAAVVIALQLAVVFGGPAHISQTFDAIVHLNTVAFAVDTDNASAFHIGATSDIGFYPNGWHTVAALAANVTGVSVPLAVNAANIALSAVAWPLSVVALSTALLSERTAVVVSSAALSTGFGAFPILLMFFGVLYPNAMGYAVLPGGVAVVVHLLRSRGLPARARATVLLLVASAGVGLSHPNAFLGMVALGAAIVVVELLTTAISFPTRRRWMATAAMLLGLLLVLAVLWRVMRTNAEMSRWLPWQTTAQALGEALLLSPHGYTVTVTISLLLLVGVVAIVRRPRRLVIAGPMVVATVLFVLVSGTAAGNPVRELLTNPWYNDSFRLAALLPAAGIPVAVLGAITLVDLAARSLQRARAARGLRVAIAAVAAVVVFSVGVSPNIVRAVQDARGAYALDAGSPLLTADEEALLERLPETTPADAVIAGSPWTGTSLAYAIGEREVLRKHVFGAFGPDEELINNALRDIDSDPRVCEAVDRLGVDYVLDFGAQNVWNNPGVGLDRQGLYGLTPSEHLVLVDQQGPAARLFRIEGC; this comes from the coding sequence ATGAGCGATTCCTGGTCGGTGATCGTGATGCCCGTCATCGTCTCGATCCTCGCTCTCACCGTCCCCGGAATCGTCGTCCTCGCGGCCGGGTGGGGCGTGCGTCGCCTGCGCATCCTGGCTCTGGCCCCGGTCGTGTCGATCGCGATCCTGGCAGTCTCCGCCACCGTGGCGCCCTTCGTGGGTCTGGGGTGGTCGCCGCTGCCGGTGGTGATCCTCACGGTCGTCGCCGCCGCCGCCGCCTTCGGCCTGGGCCGCTGGGTCGGCCCCGAACGCGACGACCGCACCCCTCCGTCCACCGCGGTGTGGGGCGTGGTGGCGCTCGGCATCGCGGCCGTCGTGATCGCGCTGCAGCTCGCCGTCGTCTTCGGCGGGCCGGCGCACATCTCGCAGACCTTCGACGCGATCGTCCACCTCAACACCGTCGCCTTCGCCGTCGACACCGACAACGCCTCGGCCTTCCACATCGGCGCGACATCCGACATCGGGTTCTACCCGAACGGCTGGCACACCGTCGCAGCCCTCGCGGCCAACGTCACGGGAGTCTCGGTCCCCCTCGCCGTCAACGCGGCCAACATCGCGCTGTCGGCCGTGGCCTGGCCGCTGTCGGTCGTCGCGCTCAGCACGGCCCTGCTGTCGGAGCGCACCGCGGTCGTGGTGAGCTCCGCGGCGCTGTCGACCGGATTCGGCGCCTTCCCGATCCTGCTGATGTTCTTCGGCGTGCTCTACCCCAACGCCATGGGCTACGCGGTGCTGCCCGGCGGCGTCGCCGTCGTGGTGCACCTGCTGCGCAGCCGCGGCCTGCCCGCCCGCGCCCGCGCCACCGTGCTGCTGCTCGTCGCCTCGGCGGGGGTCGGGTTGTCGCATCCGAACGCGTTCCTCGGCATGGTCGCCCTCGGCGCGGCGATCGTCGTCGTCGAGCTGCTGACCACGGCGATCTCGTTCCCCACCCGCCGCCGGTGGATGGCGACGGCGGCGATGCTGCTCGGACTGCTGCTCGTGCTCGCGGTGCTGTGGCGGGTCATGCGCACCAACGCCGAGATGTCGCGCTGGCTGCCGTGGCAGACCACCGCGCAGGCCCTCGGCGAGGCGCTGCTGCTGTCGCCCCACGGCTACACCGTCACCGTGACGATCTCGCTCCTGCTGCTCGTCGGCGTGGTCGCGATCGTCCGGCGCCCGCGCCGCCTGGTGATCGCCGGCCCCATGGTGGTCGCCACCGTGCTGTTCGTGCTGGTGTCGGGCACCGCCGCGGGCAACCCGGTGCGCGAGCTGCTCACCAACCCCTGGTACAACGACTCCTTCCGCTTGGCCGCACTGCTCCCCGCCGCGGGGATCCCCGTCGCGGTGCTCGGCGCGATCACGCTGGTCGACCTCGCGGCGCGATCGCTCCAGCGCGCCCGCGCGGCGCGCGGCCTGCGCGTGGCCATCGCCGCGGTCGCTGCCGTCGTCGTCTTCTCGGTCGGGGTGAGCCCCAACATCGTCCGCGCGGTGCAGGACGCCCGCGGCGCCTACGCGCTCGACGCGGGTTCGCCCCTGCTCACGGCCGATGAAGAGGCCCTGCTCGAGCGCCTGCCCGAGACCACCCCCGCCGACGCCGTCATCGCGGGCAGCCCCTGGACCGGCACGTCGCTCGCCTACGCGATCGGCGAGCGCGAGGTGCTGCGCAAGCACGTCTTCGGCGCGTTCGGGCCCGACGAGGAGCTCATCAACAACGCCCTGCGCGACATCGACAGCGACCCCCGGGTGTGCGAGGCGGTCGATCGCCTCGGCGTCGACTACGTCCTCGACTTCGGTGCGCAGAACGTGTGGAACAACCCCGGCGTCGGACTCGACCGCCAGGGACTGTACGGCCTCACCCCGTCGGAGCACCTCGTGCTCGTCGACCAGCAGGGGCCCGCCGCACGCCTGTTCCGCATCGAGGGCTGCTGA